In Edaphobacter dinghuensis, one genomic interval encodes:
- a CDS encoding ComEC/Rec2 family competence protein encodes MKRLLAAALLMATPLAFAQKKSGDLKVYFVDVEGGQATLFVPPTGENLLVDAGWPGAANADKIVAIAKVAGVSKIDNLLITHYHIDHVGGVPDVAARIPVGRFIDHGINRETNDKATETSYQNYQKLLANGHYAHLTAKPGVILPLTGMHVEVVSADGNVIDKPLAGAGATNAACAASPLKDAENTENDRSIGMMITFARLRIADLGDLTWNKERLLMCPVNKLGKVDVYIVSHHGFDRSSSPALLNAIAPRVAIMDNGAVKGAEAGAWDIVDHSPRLKDLWQLHTAIHTDAAHNSNDSRIANLPGPDAFHYLVLTVHPSGSFAVTNSRTNQTVEYPAR; translated from the coding sequence ATGAAGCGTTTACTCGCCGCCGCTCTGCTCATGGCAACTCCCCTTGCCTTTGCCCAGAAAAAGTCCGGTGACCTCAAGGTCTACTTTGTCGACGTCGAAGGCGGTCAGGCCACGCTCTTTGTCCCGCCTACCGGAGAAAATCTGCTCGTTGACGCAGGCTGGCCCGGCGCCGCCAACGCCGACAAGATCGTCGCTATCGCTAAAGTCGCCGGTGTCAGCAAGATCGATAACCTGCTCATCACCCACTACCACATCGACCACGTCGGCGGTGTCCCCGATGTAGCCGCCCGCATTCCCGTAGGCAGATTCATCGACCACGGCATCAACCGCGAGACCAACGACAAGGCAACCGAGACCAGCTACCAGAACTACCAGAAGCTGCTGGCCAACGGTCACTACGCTCATCTCACCGCGAAGCCCGGCGTGATCCTTCCCCTCACCGGAATGCACGTCGAAGTCGTCAGCGCCGACGGCAACGTCATCGACAAGCCGCTCGCCGGAGCAGGCGCCACCAATGCAGCCTGCGCAGCCAGCCCTCTCAAGGACGCTGAGAACACAGAGAACGACCGCTCCATCGGCATGATGATCACCTTTGCCAGGCTGCGCATCGCCGACCTCGGCGATCTCACCTGGAACAAGGAGCGCCTGCTCATGTGCCCGGTCAACAAGCTCGGTAAGGTGGACGTCTATATCGTGTCGCATCACGGCTTCGACCGCAGCTCCAGCCCGGCGCTGCTCAACGCCATCGCCCCGCGTGTGGCCATTATGGACAATGGAGCCGTCAAGGGAGCCGAGGCCGGAGCATGGGACATCGTTGACCACTCGCCTCGCCTGAAAGACCTGTGGCAGCTCCACACCGCCATTCACACCGACGCCGCACACAACAGCAATGACTCCCGCATCGCCAACCTGCCCGGCCCCGATGCCTTCCACTATCTCGTTCTCACCGTGCATCCCAGTGGCAGCTTCGCCGTCACCAACTCTCGCACCAACCAGACGGTGGAATATCCGGCACGCTAG